The Lolium rigidum isolate FL_2022 chromosome 1, APGP_CSIRO_Lrig_0.1, whole genome shotgun sequence region ATAAGGGCTTCTTTTTATTACACAAAAGAACCTGAATAAAAGCTAAAGCACAAGTTGATTCCTGTGTAGTTGATTTTGCATATTGATTCATCATTTGGTTACACATAGTTACTAGTTACTCTACGGGTATATTTGCATTCCTGTAGATCTGGGACTGACACGGATTGGAAGAATGGTTAGATAATGAAATATCAGTATATGAACAAGAACAAGCAGCCTTGATATGGCAATTTTCTCATAGGTGCTCAGGCACATCTGTTTTAACTGGTCCCTGACTTTGTATACTGTACTATGGTCAAGCTAGCAGCCTAGCAATGCATTTTTGATCTAGTACTTTGCTATTCTCGCATCTCGGTACTCTTAAGCATAGAAGTTTGCTGTTCTCGTAGATGGTTCTAGGTTAAATACTACTACAGGTTACTGACCACCTGCATCAATTGCAGGCTGAGTGGATGGCACCAGAAATACTTCGAAATGAACCATCGGATGAGAAGTAAGTTCTTATGTTGCTCTCTCATTTGTGTGCGTTTACCTTACTTTATTTGACAAATGATTTGTTTACCCTTCAATACATTGCAGATGTGATGTTTTCAGCTATGGGGTTATATTATGGGAACTTTGTACTTTGTTACAACCATGGGAAGGTATGAATCCCATGCAAGTTGTTGGAGCTGTTGGTTTTCAGCAACGGCGTCTTGACATTCCAGCCGGCGTGGATCCCACCATAGCAGAGATAATAGAGAAATGCTGGCAAACGTGAGTATGCTTTAACTTGCTATGTTTCTTTAATGAACATATACATCATTATCTAATAGAATTCTATTGTTTCTATCATCGAGAATTTTCTAGAGTATTTTGCTGCAGCATGCTAGTCCCTTCAAGGTCTTGTGTATTTTGCTAGTCGCGTCATAGTTACACTAGCAACCATGCACATGCAATGCATGTTTCTTGCGCTACATGCATTGGAACTATACAAACTATGTGAAAACTGAAAACCCATACTTCTTGAACATCCAAACTAAAAAACTGAGCTACTGGTGAGAGATGTATTTAAGATTGAGTTTGAATGCTTCACCCACTAATTCGAACTTTAGTATTTTTTTCGAAAAGCGCACTTATCATATGTAGTGAAAATCTTGTCTGCTTTTTTACACTAGAGAAGAGCTAAGTCGCCTGCAAACATTATGTTTCTCTTTCTGTTGCTTCATATACAGCAAAGTTTTAGATGACACATTAACTGGGGTAATTGAAATTTCAAGTTTGTTGTAATTTGCTAGTTTCCATTTCAGAAGTCAAAATCTTGTAAACTTGTTCAGATAACATATTTCTTTTTCTGCTTGCATGATATATTGTTAGAAGTTCCTATAATATTTGCACCTGTATAAAATGGTGCAAGCAAAGGAACCACTCTGTAATTCACATGAATTTATAGATTACCCCACTCTACGCCATACTTGGTAGGAGTATATAAATTAGTCATTACTATAATACATTATATAATGAAGCTCCTGAAACCCCTCCCGAAAGACGCTCCCGTGCCGTTCCCCAGGCGGCACCGGGGCGATAGCACGCGCCGCCGCCAGGTTCAGCCTccggcctccccgccgccgctgctgctggcctctgctgcggtggcggcgccccctgcTGCCAAAGGTTGCTGGGAGGTCCGAAGCTTCGCGCTGGTGCCCGTCCGACTCGGCTGGGGAGCGGAGGTCGGGTCGCCGGCGTGCGGaaaccggggcggcggccccggacctcggtggcggcggtggaggtcgTCTGGCTCGTCCGGCTGGCGCGGATGGGCGTGGTGCGGCCCTGCCTCGGTGGGGCGGCGGATCTTGGGCTGCCCAGATCTGAgcaggcgagcggcggcggttcCCGTGGCcttggtctccggcggtggctgtCGTGGGACGTGCTCTTCCGGGCCAAGTGCCGGATCCCGTGCTCGGTCGTCTTCTCCGCAGCCGGTTAGTAGCATGGGTGCTGCTGGCCTGgcatgaataaaggtggtggtcctagggcctttcttgtgcgaagatggagaccttccTGAAGGTAGTCCctcttgatctggccggagtggtgtgttccggaaagctccgccggtGGATGTACCAGCGctttttttgcctggagttcgctggatcggtggtattcggtcagatgcacccatgcttttattccgaccgattggttctggagggagcatcgtgaagctctgttctttcttgcCATATGGAAACATGCTCCATGGCGAAGTTAGAGGCGAAGAATACCATGagggccggattggaggacttgcTATGGAGGTTCAAGTTTTttagcgctgttgaggggcttgcttggtattCTGGGTTTCGCAACAACAGTATGCAAGAGGGGGCGGCAATAcacgtgaagttcagagtcttacctttcaggatgaaagtctaaggtctggccttaactggttgtgcctggcaatgaccttgttggaggcattgttttgaaagcggagactatcttcagggtgaaaacctaagatcttctgatcgggcgacgatagtgtttgtgcactgttaccttgttggaggcgtcgcttttggagagcctggagttcaggtgttgtcttggtggtggatgtaccgTTGTTGTTAGGGCTAGAAtatcgtagcgggacttttcttttatgtaattcttttttcttttttttggctgtgtgcatccgtaatgctattagagtattgcgttgttgcagaggctgggtgtaattgatatcttcttgatattaatatatactccttatcgaaaaaaaaaatctgatagTAATGACAGGTAGCCATAGCCATGctttaacaaagtggtactccatCCGTTTCATTGAGTAAGGCGTATAAATTTAGTCAATATTCAATATCTTCTAAGTTTGACCAATGTTATAATCAATGTTAATAGATCCACCATAAAATaaattttcaaaaatatttatttaatGTTGTAGATATTGATATTTTCTTCTATATATTTGGTCAATCTTGGTAGactttgacttttgactaaatttatacgtCTTAATTCATTGGAACGGAGGTACAGTACATGTTACTGTTTTGAGTGTAGATTAGCCATGCTGTTTATTACCTTTTATCAGTCATATcatcatgtctccaacttgtgattCTTATGTTCTCCGCCTTTTTATCAGTCTTATATTATATCTCCAACTTATTTTACATATAAGCATATGGTCtcaattatatatttttattttgtctGATTGTAGAGACCCAAAGGTACGTCCATCATTTGCAGAGATCATGGTTGCCTTAAAACGGGTATTGAAAAATTTGTCTGCCAACCAACCAAGAAGACAGAGAGTACAGCTAACGGATGAATAAGGAAAAAAATTGGAGATGAATATCAGGTGACAACACAAACAAAAACGAATGCATTGGTCTCTCCTGCCTTCCAGCAGCTGCCCATCTGTAACTACACCATTTTTTGTATAGCAACAAATTCGGTGATGGAAAAGGTGAAATTTTGGTCGTTTTGCCCTCCAATTACAGCTGTAAATTTCCATTGAAACTGGCAGAGACCTTCACAGCATTACTGCTTCAGTCCAGTTGTGGGGTGAAAGGGAATCCAGATAAACATATCCATCAAGGGAAAGTGAAGGAAAAAAGGAGAGCAATTCCGATGAAACTTGCTGCAAAACAATGATGTTGGACAAAGCCATCTGAGCTCACACATCAGTGTCGGTGTCTGTAGAATGTGATCCTCCTTTGTTTGGTCATGCCTTATGTCCTCCACCGAAAGCTGGCTGATTCATGTTCAAGATACCGTTCTAATGTTATTCAACAGAAGATCCTATTGATACTTCACCCTGCGCATCAAGAGGTACCCTGGCAGGACCTTGTGTATATCACACCATGGCAAATTCGTCAGAATTGGCGGTTagactgcaaaaaaaaaaaaacctgttgCTTGTACTAAAAAAATCACAACTCTTTACAGCAGCAGTTTTGACTcttctattttctttctttttctcatttGTCGCTGTAACAAGTGTACAAAAATATCGTATAGAGTAGAGTGCTAATTGATTCTTTGCTACTCATGAACTATATGCATTTACCCAAAGGTGTAGTCCAACAAGTTCCTACACTTCTCTATTTTTCGTACATGCTCATATTTGCAATAAGAGTCGTGCTCAGGCAGTTGGGTTGCTCCTAGTTGTCTTCGTCATGACTCACGGCAGAGACAGAGAGATCTGCCGCTGTAACTTGGCATATTGTGGACGCAGTAAGATTGGTACGCCAACCGAACTTGGTTAACTGTTACTCCCACCGTACAGTTTTACAAGACGTTTAAGTCATTTTATAGGTTCACTCATTGTATCTAATCAATTTACTCACTTTTGTTTGTATCCAATCAATTTGTGATGTGTAAGTTCACTCCTTCTGTTTTGCATCTAGTCTACTTTAAGACTGTCGAAAACGTCTTATATTAAGGATGTGTTCGGTTCCAGAATGGCAAGGAATGGAACGGAACCGTTCCGTGCCTAGCTCCCATCCTGGCGTTCGGTTCCAGAATTTTAAGGAATGGGACGGAACCAACTCATTCCCCGAAAGAGCATATTCCCGGAATATGCCATCCCAATCCGTCCGGCCGAATCGGCCGGACCGAGCGGAACGAGCTGGCTAATCGTCTTCTCTCCTCTAATCGCGCGGAACGAGCGGCCAGCTAGGAGGCGGCGTCGGCCGACGCGGCGGTCGACCAGGGAGGCGGCGGCCGCCAGCGCGGCGGCCGGCACCAGGAGGCGGCGACCGGCCTGGCGCGGCGGTGGCCAGCCGAGGAGGCGGCGTCGGCCAGCCAGGAGGCGGCGTcggccgacgcggcggccagccaggaggcggcggccggccagcgcgcggcggccggcccgaggaggcggcggccggcccggcgcggcggcggcggccagtgaGGCGGCGACCAGCCAGGGAGGCGGCGACCAGCCAGGGAGACGGCGACCGagccgaggaggcggcggccaccaGCGAGGCGGCGACCGGCCAGGGAGGCGGCGGCCAGCCGGCGCAGCGGCGGCCGGAccagcgcggcggcggccaaCCAGTGAGGCGGCGACCagccgacgcggcggcggcggccagcctaGCGTGCAGGCGAAGTCAATCTTGCACCGGATGTACCAGCCCACTCGCGGTGTCCCCGCACGCCGTCGTCGTCGAGGTCGAGGTACTTGACGGCGACCGCTGCGCGGCGAGGCCCGGGCGGAGTTTGCCGTCGATGGAGCCCTTGAGCTCGTCCGTGGTGAAGGCGTGCGAGCTCGTCGTCTCCGGCGTCCGCGACAGGTCCTCCAGCGACAGCGACCTCGAGGTTGATCACCGTCCGGACGCCGGACGCACCTCTTGCACCCCATGCTCTTCTCTTCTCAGGCCCTGCTCTCCCATCGTATTAGGCAGTATTAGGCATAATTTAGGTTAATTAAAATTTTAGATTAAATTAGGGTCTAATTAATAGAGTATTTAGACTAATTAGGTTCCTTGCCATTCCAGTGCAACCGAACGCAAGTAtgaagtggaatggaatggagtggaatggaatggaatggaatggttccattccattccacttcaTCCTAAAACCGAACACATCCTTAGTGAACGCAGGGAGTACATCCTAGAACCGTGGAAATGTGTGTTCATCTCTGCCGGCCTAAGTGCATTTTTAGGGCTGGACCCAAATGGACAATTTGCGTCCTCGTGGAGAAAAAGTGCCTCCAGAAGGGTAGTTTTATTTGTCGGACCAATGCATTTGCGGACCAATAATATGATTGGAATGCGTTGATGAGGACAGGTTGTCCGTGCGCCCTAACCCACATGTCACCCTCTCCCACCTCTCCTCTTTCCTCCCATCTTCCTCTACATGGCGACGCGAATGCCGACGAGAGCGCGAGGTCGGTGATGGTGGGTCCAGGGTTGCTCTACTCGCACAACAGCGATGGCATGGGCTTTTCAAATGCTTCGGGAGGGCAAGCGGGAGAGCGCCCTCTACATAGTGCGATCGTCCGTGAGGGTGCTTGTTGAGGTGCTTTAGTCAGACGGCGGCTCGGCTCCTCCGGAGGCGCGCGTACGGGTGCGCTCTTTGGGCTTACGGAGGAGAATAGCGCCGCCATCGGCGCGGTTTTGCCCCTTCTTAACCTCCTCACTCCCTCGCCTAGCACCCGCGTGCGCGACGTCTGGGTGTCAATCTACCACCTCACCCTTGCCGATGGCGTACTCGCGTCGAAATGATAACTTTTGTGTTCATCAGGTGGATGCATCCTTTTTTTCTATACGAAATGTTTCGTAATAGATCGAGCGTTGGAGCTGCCCTACCGGCTGGATCTGGTATGTGGGGTGGTAATCAACAACTCCAAGAGTAGCAAAGCGTGCCGCACGTGCGGGAGAACACTGTTCATTTCCCAACCCTCACGACGTCACACACTGGTCACCGAATTtttggcaaaaaggaccacctacACGAGTGAATTGTTAAAAAGGACTACTTTCAAGTGAAATTGACAAAAAGGATCACCTGTGTTGTGGCGGCAAGCTCGCCAAGCGACACGTGACACCTCCCGCCACAGCCTGTAGCGGCACGCTCCCCAAGCAACACGTGACACCTCCCGTCACAGGCTATGGCGGCATGTACTGTTCACCCACAACCTGTAACAGTGTCTGCCGCCACGGGTGATGGCGGCAGGTGCCACGTGTCGCTTGGGAGAGCTTACCGCCACGCCGTAGgtagtcttttttttttgtcaatttcattttttttgataatTTTCACGAGTGGTCCTTCTTCCCAAAAAATCATCATTAAGTGGCTGGCCCGTGCCATTTTCACCCCGTGCGACCGTGCGAGCGATCAGACCGGGAGGAAAACCACTCCATTTCCGTTGCCGCGCATCGTGCGCCCCATGTCGGCTGTGCGTCTGCAACCAAGCCCCACCACCTCCGGTGTCTCGGTCACCCAGTCCCACCGTCCAGCCACCACGTGCACCCCGTGACTCCCACACATCTCGCTCGCCTCCATCATCCCCGCCCCACACGTCGCCCACGCGCTAATCCATCGCTCCCACCATTAACCAGTCACCTCCTCGACTCCCCAAAGTCGCACACCACTCCTGCCCCCGCCAGCTCGCTCCCCTTCCCCGATCTCTGCACCGATCCCATCCATGGCGACCCACTGGGGCAGCTCCCCGGCCGACGAGCACGACGACTTCGACGAGTTCGACCCCACGCCCTACGGCGGCGGCTACGACCTCTTCGTCACCTTCGGCCGCCCGCTCCCGCCCTCCGACGAGACCTGCTACCCCTGCTCCGCCCCCTCCACCTCCTACGACGCGCCCCACTACGCCGCCGAGGAGCCCTCCCCCTACGGCCACCACCACAAGGCACAGCCCGCCCCAGGCTTCCGCCCCCAGCACGAGCAGCAGCAGCCGTcctacggcggcggcggatccgggTACGGCGGATCCAGGCCCCAGCCcgcctaccaggaggaggagcagcagcagcagcactcctacggcggcggcggctacggatcCGAGGCCCAGCCCGCCTACGGCTTCCGCccccagcaggaggagcagcagcactcctacggcggcggcggcggcggctacggatcCGACCCGCCCCGCCGCTCCGAGGAGGACACCTACGGATCTGGGTACGGCAGGAAGCCGCAGCAGGAGGAGGACAGCTACGGCTCTGGCTACGGCAGGAAGCCGGAGCCCGAGGAGGGCTACGGTTCTGGCTACGGATCTGGCTACGGGTCCAAGCCGCAGGTGGAGGAGCAGGCCTACGGCTCGGAGTACGGTTCTGGGTACGGGAGGAAGCCACAGCCGGAGGAGACCTACGGATCCGGGTACGGTGGGAGGAGGGTTGAAGATGAGGTCGAAGGTGAGTATGGCTCCGGTGGGTATCGGAAGCCAAAGCCCTACGGCGAGGAGACCCAGGGTTCATACGGCTATGGCCAGAGCGCTGGGTACGAGAAGCCCAGCTACGGCGGGGAGGAGGAATACGGCCGCAAGAAGCAGGTAAGCTCCTGTCTGTGTTCTAGTGATTAGCTTGTTCAGTGTATGGATGCTTCTTCCTTAGTAGATTATCATGCCTCTTAGTTGTAATATAGTGAATGGTGGAGGAAAGATTGGATGCTTGTTACTTGTGGCTGTGATTGCACTAGGTCTTCCAGTTTGTTGGCAGGGAGGTGCTGGATACaaccatttttttattttgtcaTTCCACTATATGATTGTTAGCTGATAACAGCTCATACAATTTGGTAGGGCTTTTGAGTTGCAAAATTCAGAAATCCTGCTTTATACCTAGTAAAGGGAAAAACGAGTCACTAGATTTAGTCATTTGGATGCTGAAAACTCTTTACCTGAACGCTAAGCTGTTATAACAGAAAACATGTTGTACTCAGCTGATCCGTTGAAATGTTAATTGGTGCTTAGTGCACGGGAAAGAATTCTCTTGTTCCTAGTACGCAGCAAACATGCTCATGTGGGTGTGCATAAATACCAGTTTGATGATACTGATCCCACTGTATGTGTTCTTTTATCTCAGTGTCCACAACAATAATTGACTCTCTCTGTGTTGTTTGTTTTGATTATTTGACATTACTGATCCACTCTCTACAGCACATATGCGATGtgcaaaatcatcactcactgctTCACTTGCATACTTATGTGGTTTTACAATAGTCAGGCATATACCTTGGTTATCTGTTGCAGCAGAATTTGTAAGAACAGTGTAGCTAACAAATTTGTGAAAATTACATTTGTGGCCGTTCATCTACATTAAAACCCAGAGCTATAGGAATGCATCTTATGACTCATAATTGGATGTAATTTTATGACTCAGATAAGCTGTCATCAGCACATATGCATTTGTATGCCATGTCTGTACAATTTAAGTTGTAGAAAGTGTGGCGAAATGCTGAAACCTACAGTAATAGCTCTATATTTGTCCCTCTATTCTCTTATAGGGCTCATATTATTTGCTCCTACACCTGTTTGCTGCTTTTTTTCTGGTCGGACAAATGTAATTTTAGTGCATCTCTTGTAGCTGACCAAACATTATACTTCCTATATCAGCAATCTCTGAAATGTTAACATGAGTTTTTTCTTGCCAACCCTAAGTATTTCCTGTTGCCTCTTTATAGGACGATGATGATTCTGATGATGAAAACAAGAAACgtcaccaccaccatcgccgccACAACTACGATGACTAAGCATTCAGCATGGTCTTGATCTGCGGCCACCCCCACATCTAGCTACTACACGAATAAAGCTTGTCTTGTTACCTTCTGGATACTCTGGATCATTGTTCTGTTACTATGAATTTGTACAACTCCAAACTAAAGTGGGCGATGTGGGTGGTTTATATGTTTGAATTATCTAGTAATTGTGTGCTTAAAATGATTTGTTTGATGTATAGTACTCTGTTCGGAAATAAGTGACTTAGCTTTGTCTACATATGGTTGTATCTAGAAACATTTCGGTGTGTAGATATCTGAGTTGCTTATTTCTGAACCGAGGTTGTACCGGAAGGAGGCCATGTTTTCCGCTTGAACTTTTCATGGAGTTGAGTTTACAACCCGCATTTTCAGTGCCGCTTGAAATACACTCAAACTGTCAAAATCAATTAGACCACAACACAGCTAATTTTACAGGCGTAAGTGGATGCCCTTAGGTGATTAGATTTGCCGAGCTAAAATTCAAATAGGGTCTGCAGTTACTTATTAGGTGAGCCAGGGAGAATTATTTCGACATTGCATTATTATAGTTAGGTTTGATAGGAAGAGAAAAGGATAGAAAGAGAGGGGCTTCCTCCCAAGACCCACGATAATTAGGTTTGCGGAACTGTGGGGAGCGGAAGAAGGGAGAAGATCCTTTGCGGAGATGGTCAAGATGGCGGGTGGGGGTCGAGGCTCAGGGAGATTCAGTGGAGCTGGTGGTGGCCGTGGTGCTGGCGGTGGCCGTGCT contains the following coding sequences:
- the LOC124673745 gene encoding uncharacterized protein At5g39570-like; this encodes MATHWGSSPADEHDDFDEFDPTPYGGGYDLFVTFGRPLPPSDETCYPCSAPSTSYDAPHYAAEEPSPYGHHHKAQPAPGFRPQHEQQQPSYGGGGSGYGGSRPQPAYQEEEQQQQHSYGGGGYGSEAQPAYGFRPQQEEQQHSYGGGGGGYGSDPPRRSEEDTYGSGYGRKPQQEEDSYGSGYGRKPEPEEGYGSGYGSGYGSKPQVEEQAYGSEYGSGYGRKPQPEETYGSGYGGRRVEDEVEGEYGSGGYRKPKPYGEETQGSYGYGQSAGYEKPSYGGEEEYGRKKQDDDDSDDENKKRHHHHRRHNYDD